Within the Leptogranulimonas caecicola genome, the region CAAGATCGAGACCTATGCGCGCACCCTGCTTGAAGCTGCAAAGGCGGAAGGACGCGAGAAGCGTGATTTGCACACGCTGGTGGATCTGGCCAATGCCTTGGGTGAGGTGTCAGACACCCTTAAGGTCATCTTGGAGCGCGGCGACGAGAACCTCTTGCCAGAAATCGCCAACCGCTACTCGGATCTTGTTCATAACGAAAACGACGTCATCGCCGTGGATGTGACGACTGCCATCCCTCTGGATGACGACATGCGCGAAGAGGTAGAGGAGTTCCTCTCGCTGGACTACGGTCAATCCGTGTTCATTGTCGAGCACGTGGACCCCTCAATCATCGGAGGCATCATCTTCAACGCGCGTGGTGAACGCCGCGACGCATCTGTTAAGACCCAACTTGAGAATGCGCGTCGTGTTCTCAAGAGCAGAGGAGGCGAATAGGAGTTGGCCGATTCCAACGAGGCGACCAAGGTTGCGCCAGATGGCGCTATCAACGCCGACACCATAGCCAACATCCTGCGCGTCAAGCTCGACGCCATGAAGGCCGCCATCGATACTCAGGATGTTTCCCGAGTGATCGAGATTGGCGACGGTGTTGCCCGCGTGAGCGGTCTTAAGAGCGCTATGGCTGGCGAGTTGCTGGATTTCACGAGCGCTATGACCGGTGTGCATGTGTACGGCTTGGCCCAAAATCTGGACCGCGACGAGGTTGGCGCGGTGCTCTTTGGCAATGTGGAGGTTATTCGCGAGGGTGACGAGTGCCGTACCACCGGTCGCGTTATGGACATCCCCGTGGGTCCTGCGATGCTAGGGCGTGTGGTTAATCCTCTGGGCGAGGCTATTGATGGCGCTGGCCCTATGGAAACCGTGGCTCGTCGTCCCATCGAGTTCAAGGCCCCTGGCATTATGGCTCGTACTCCCGTCTGCGAGCCTGTGCAGACAGGCCTTATGGCTATTGATGCCATGATCCCTGTAGGCCGCGGTCAGCGTGAGCTTATCATTGGCGACCGCAAGACCGGCAAGACGGCAATCGCCATCGACACGATCATCAACCAAGCCAAGAGCGACATGATTTGCATCTATGTAGCCATTGGCCAGAAGGCTTCCACAGTAGCCACTATCCGCCAGACGCTCGAGCAGCATGGTGTGATGGATAAGACCATCATTGTGGCTGCCACCGCCTCAGATTCTGCACCGCTTCAATACATCGCCCCAATGGCAGGCGCTGCCATTGGCGAATACTTCATGTATACCGGTGAGGACGGCAAGCCTGCTAACCAGGACAATCCTGGCCGTGCCGTGCTAGTGGTCTACGACGACCTGTCCAAACAGGCAGTGGCCTATCGTCAGATGTCTCTGACGTTGCATCGTCCCCCTGGACGCGAGGCGTATCCCGGCGATATTTTCTACCTGCACTCTCGTCTGTTGGAGCGCGCCTGTAAGTTGGACGAGGCCCATGGCTACGGCTCGCTTACTGCGCTGCCCATCATTGAGACGCAGGAAGGCGATGTGTCCGCTTACATTCCTACCAACGTCATCTCCATTACCGACGGTCAGATCTATCTGCAGTCCAACCTGTTCTTGCAGGGCCAGCGCCCTGCAGTGGACGTGGGCATCTCGGTATCCCGCGTAGGTGGAGACGCTCAGATCAAGGCTATGAAGCAGGTGGCCGGCAACCTCCGTCTGGACCTGGCCAGCTACGCCGAGCTTCAGAGCTTTGCACAGTTTGGCAGCGACCTCGACCGCTCCACCCGCTATCAGCTCAACCGCGGCGCCCGCATGACCGAGCTGCTTAGGCAGAAGCGTTTCTCGGCCATCGACGTGGTGGATCAGGTAGCCGTCATATTCGCAGGCAACAACAACTTCCTCGACGATCTTCCGGTAAACCAGGTGATCCCCTTCCGCGATCAGTTTGTGGATTACCTCAAGACCAGTCGCGTGGCTCTGCGTGAGAAGCTCCGTCAGGGGCGCATCTCCGACGAGACAGCCGAAGAGCTCAAGGGCGCCTGCCGCACCTTCAAGAAACAGTTCTTGGCCAGCACGCGCGCTGCCCAGAGCAAGAAGACCCAAGAAGAGCTAGCAGAAGACGCAATCGAGTCGGCTGGCGCCGTGACCACGGTGGAAGACTCCGCCGCCTCGGTGGCTGAGGAAGCATAGAATCATGGCGAACCTTCGCGACATCAAACGACGCATACGCACGGTGTCGAGCACTCGGCAGATCACTCACACCATGGAAATGGTGTCTACTACCAAGATCATGCGTGCCCTCAAGCGTGCAGCAGACGGCGCCCCCTACAAGGACGCCATGACCACCATGCTGGTCAACGTCGCCGCTGCGGGCAGCAGCGAAGAGCAACCTTTGCTTAAGGAGCATCCTGCAGTTAATCGCGTGCTCATCATTGTGGTGGCTTCTGATCGCGGCTTGGCTGGCGGCTTCAACGTGCAGGTGGAACGTGACGTTGAGCGCCGTATCGTCGAGTGGGAGTCCAAGGGCGTGCAAACAGAGCTCGTCTGTTGCGGCACCAAGCCTACGGAGTACTTCACCGCGCGCGGTCGCAAGCCCATCTTGTCTTTCCAGGGCATCTCGGCAGATCCTACGCTGGTGGAAGCCAACCAGATCGCCAGTTATGTGATGGATGGCTTTACTTCCGAGCATTTGGATCGCGTCGAGATTACCTATCAGCATGCGCGCAGCCGTGTTGAGCAAAGGCTGGTTACCGAGGAATTGCTCCCCGTAACCCGTGACACCCTGCGCTTGCCCAATGCCCCTCGCGAGCATGAGGCGTTGTCAAGCTTGAACCCTGCTGCCAACTCTGAGGCTGCGCAGGACTTCGAGTTCGACCCCTCGCCCGCTCAAGTGCTGGGATATCTCATCCCCAGCTATATCCGCACGGTGATTTATCACGCACTCATCGACTCCGCAGCGGCCGAGCACGGCGCGCGCCGTCGTGCCATGCAGGCAGCTACCGAGAATGCCGATGAGATCGTGACCACCTTGAGCCGTGAGTACAATCGCATCCGTCAGAGCTCTATCACCACCGAGATCAATGAGATTGTCGGCGGCGCCGCAGCATTGGAGGAGAAGTAATGGCAGAGAAGACCAAGCTCGCGTCGCTGGACCTCGACAGCGTTCTCAAAGCCTCGGTCAACAATCAGAGCGACCTCGACGAGGGCATCATTGTCCGTATCGTAGGCCCTGTGGTCGACGTCAAATTCGAGGACCACATGCCCGCTATCTATACCGCCCTCAAGGTAGATGCAGTGACTCCTTTTGGCCACATCAAGACCGAGCTTGAGGTGGAGTCCCAGCTGCCTGGCGGCATTGTGCGCACCGTCGCCATGACCTCCACCGACGGTTTGCAGCGCGGCCTGCATGTGGTGGATACCGGCAAGCCCATGCAGATGCCTGTAGGCGAGTCCACTTTGGGCCGCGTCTGGAACGTGCTGGGTGAGCCTGTGGACGGCAAGGGCATGCCTAAGAACGTGCAATACTATCCCATCCATCACCCAGCGCCTCGCTTCGACGACCTCACCACCTCGGTGGAGATCTTCGAAACCGGCATCAAGGCCATCGACCTGCTGGAGCCCTACATCCGCGGCGGCAAAACCGGTCTGTTTGGTGGCGCCGGCGTAGGCAAGACGGTGCTCATTCAGGAGCTTATCAACAACCTGGCCATGGAGCACGGCGGTACCTCGGTGTTTACCGGTGTAGGCGAGCGTACTCGCGAGGGTACCGACCTTTACCATGAGATGACAGAGTCTGGGGTTATCAACCGCACCTGCCTGGTCTACGGTCAGATGAACGAGCCGCCCGGAGCCCGTCTGCGCGTCGCTCTGGCCGGTCTGACCGAGGCCGAGTACTTCCGCGATCAGGGCCAGGACGTGCTGCTCTTCATCGACAACATCTTCCGCTTCTCTCAGGCGGGCTCTGAGGTTTCGGCACTTCTCGGCCGCATGCCTTCCGCAGTGGGCTATCAGCCTACCCTGGCTACCGAGATGGGCGACCTCCAGGAGCGCATCGCCTCCACCAAGGAAGGCTCAATCACCTCGGTGCAGGCAGTCTATGTGCCCGCAGACGACCTGACCGACCCGGCGCCTGCTACCACCTTCACGCACCTGGATTCCACTACGGTTCTGTCCCGTTCC harbors:
- a CDS encoding F0F1 ATP synthase subunit delta, whose protein sequence is MSTNSRMEQDKIETYARTLLEAAKAEGREKRDLHTLVDLANALGEVSDTLKVILERGDENLLPEIANRYSDLVHNENDVIAVDVTTAIPLDDDMREEVEEFLSLDYGQSVFIVEHVDPSIIGGIIFNARGERRDASVKTQLENARRVLKSRGGE
- the atpA gene encoding F0F1 ATP synthase subunit alpha, whose product is MKAAIDTQDVSRVIEIGDGVARVSGLKSAMAGELLDFTSAMTGVHVYGLAQNLDRDEVGAVLFGNVEVIREGDECRTTGRVMDIPVGPAMLGRVVNPLGEAIDGAGPMETVARRPIEFKAPGIMARTPVCEPVQTGLMAIDAMIPVGRGQRELIIGDRKTGKTAIAIDTIINQAKSDMICIYVAIGQKASTVATIRQTLEQHGVMDKTIIVAATASDSAPLQYIAPMAGAAIGEYFMYTGEDGKPANQDNPGRAVLVVYDDLSKQAVAYRQMSLTLHRPPGREAYPGDIFYLHSRLLERACKLDEAHGYGSLTALPIIETQEGDVSAYIPTNVISITDGQIYLQSNLFLQGQRPAVDVGISVSRVGGDAQIKAMKQVAGNLRLDLASYAELQSFAQFGSDLDRSTRYQLNRGARMTELLRQKRFSAIDVVDQVAVIFAGNNNFLDDLPVNQVIPFRDQFVDYLKTSRVALREKLRQGRISDETAEELKGACRTFKKQFLASTRAAQSKKTQEELAEDAIESAGAVTTVEDSAASVAEEA
- the atpG gene encoding ATP synthase F1 subunit gamma, with protein sequence MANLRDIKRRIRTVSSTRQITHTMEMVSTTKIMRALKRAADGAPYKDAMTTMLVNVAAAGSSEEQPLLKEHPAVNRVLIIVVASDRGLAGGFNVQVERDVERRIVEWESKGVQTELVCCGTKPTEYFTARGRKPILSFQGISADPTLVEANQIASYVMDGFTSEHLDRVEITYQHARSRVEQRLVTEELLPVTRDTLRLPNAPREHEALSSLNPAANSEAAQDFEFDPSPAQVLGYLIPSYIRTVIYHALIDSAAAEHGARRRAMQAATENADEIVTTLSREYNRIRQSSITTEINEIVGGAAALEEK
- the atpD gene encoding F0F1 ATP synthase subunit beta; translated protein: MAEKTKLASLDLDSVLKASVNNQSDLDEGIIVRIVGPVVDVKFEDHMPAIYTALKVDAVTPFGHIKTELEVESQLPGGIVRTVAMTSTDGLQRGLHVVDTGKPMQMPVGESTLGRVWNVLGEPVDGKGMPKNVQYYPIHHPAPRFDDLTTSVEIFETGIKAIDLLEPYIRGGKTGLFGGAGVGKTVLIQELINNLAMEHGGTSVFTGVGERTREGTDLYHEMTESGVINRTCLVYGQMNEPPGARLRVALAGLTEAEYFRDQGQDVLLFIDNIFRFSQAGSEVSALLGRMPSAVGYQPTLATEMGDLQERIASTKEGSITSVQAVYVPADDLTDPAPATTFTHLDSTTVLSRSISDLGIYPAIDPLASSSDALDATVVGDEHYRVAMAVQEALQAYTDLQDIIAILGMDELSDDQRKTVQRARKIQQFLSQSFHVAEQFTGNPGVYIKVADTVRSFAAIVDGECDDIPEQCFRFAGDIDDVRRRYERLQKEGEA